From the genome of Negativicoccus succinicivorans, one region includes:
- the folE gene encoding GTP cyclohydrolase I → MNEKAARAYRAFLEAYGLDLQALGMEKTPARVAELYEVLLSGVGRGTKEIWGEVFASDYHGLLTVTGLRFHSLCEHHMLPFFGTADIIYDPRDGMVAGLSKMEKLVQMLSRRPQLQERLTEEIARAVMDDLRARGVFVRVSAAHLCMTMKGDSSPDTKITTVRGLGTLAPGGQNEARVLALLGGIDGGTTDVCTEE, encoded by the coding sequence ATGAATGAAAAGGCGGCGCGAGCGTATCGCGCGTTTTTGGAAGCGTACGGGTTGGATCTGCAAGCGCTCGGAATGGAAAAAACGCCGGCGCGGGTAGCGGAACTGTATGAGGTGTTGTTATCCGGTGTCGGGCGAGGAACCAAAGAGATTTGGGGCGAAGTTTTCGCGTCGGACTACCACGGACTTTTGACGGTGACGGGTTTGCGTTTTCATTCGCTTTGCGAGCATCATATGCTGCCGTTTTTCGGAACGGCGGATATTATTTACGACCCGCGCGACGGTATGGTGGCGGGCCTTTCCAAAATGGAAAAATTGGTGCAGATGTTGTCGCGTCGTCCGCAGTTGCAGGAACGGTTGACGGAAGAAATCGCCCGCGCGGTGATGGACGATCTGCGCGCGCGGGGCGTATTTGTCCGCGTTAGCGCGGCGCATTTATGCATGACGATGAAGGGCGACAGTTCGCCCGATACGAAGATTACCACCGTGCGCGGCTTGGGCACATTGGCGCCGGGCGGTCAGAATGAAGCGCGCGTTTTAGCGCTTTTGGGAGGAATAGATGGCGGAACAACGGACGTATGTACTGAAGAATAA
- a CDS encoding ESPR-type extended signal peptide-containing protein: MNKIYKLVWSKVRNTWVVASEIAKGHGKSSSPEGNGKLLKSLVLMALLGCFVTAGTSPVAAELTSDQKAVYDAVLQKLETEKKIVHYFSVNSGEPAKPAGTNWNNDGATGQDAIAIGKNAVSEGQDTIAIGKNAVSERQGSTAIGSQAEAYQDYSTAIGSTALAGGHHATVLGYGAQTDSNRSTAIGSTAIAGGHYSTALGYGAQADWTYSTALGSNAEAQGIYSTALGGIAKAQGHYSTALGYLAQAAANNSVAIGRRSKALVNGSVALGAGAVADTKAGAVGYIATGGSATFEEALATLDKKEDYDKWTATINASKAEYDNLTKAFKDAPKGKKEEAKQALEKWKTEHTDFVEALTAKEKLEATWKATEAAVSVGADRVNKAGNRIIKSRQITNVAAGTKDTDAVNVAQLKSLATAPMNFYFGGSKDKNNTYTPGKTNWSMPLNEFRMDFGDGLKAEQVTDQDGKKYTLVTLNKDSLKGDPDFKGDKGEKGPQGPKGEDGAVGPQGPDGKSAYEVWKNHTEDDGSQPNKDKSEKDFLDSLKGKGGTDFTVTADGPKADSKFKVEADHAQLNIVGDKTNITTSIEKDNTVKVALNKDIKVDSVEVGSKDGKPGVKIDGDGINMNGKKIENLAPGTAANDAATVGQVNEVRDESREGDAMNAALAALKPLDFDPYNRSQVMAGVSTYKGKQAVAVGLAHYSNEDTLVHAGIAYGGSSDLMANAGISWRFGNKDDRDARAKRAERLPQYADGPISSVYVMQDEMAALRAENQSLKEENQEIKRQVEMLMKHAGLNA; the protein is encoded by the coding sequence ATGAACAAGATTTACAAACTGGTTTGGAGCAAAGTAAGGAACACCTGGGTGGTGGCTTCTGAAATTGCCAAGGGACACGGGAAAAGCTCTTCGCCGGAGGGAAACGGAAAACTTCTGAAATCTTTAGTTCTCATGGCACTTCTCGGGTGCTTCGTGACAGCAGGTACGTCACCTGTTGCTGCGGAACTGACCTCGGACCAGAAGGCTGTCTATGATGCTGTCCTGCAAAAACTGGAAACAGAAAAGAAAATAGTACACTATTTCTCGGTGAACAGTGGTGAACCTGCAAAACCTGCCGGGACCAACTGGAATAATGACGGAGCGACAGGACAAGATGCGATCGCGATTGGTAAAAATGCCGTATCAGAAGGACAAGATACGATTGCGATTGGTAAAAATGCCGTATCAGAAAGACAAGGATCTACTGCCATAGGAAGTCAAGCGGAAGCATACCAGGACTATTCCACGGCTATAGGAAGTACAGCACTAGCAGGTGGGCACCATGCCACGGTATTAGGATATGGAGCACAAACAGACTCGAACCGTTCCACGGCTATAGGAAGTACAGCAATAGCAGGTGGGCACTATTCCACGGCATTAGGATATGGAGCACAAGCAGACTGGACCTATTCCACGGCATTAGGAAGTAATGCAGAAGCACAAGGGATATATTCCACGGCATTAGGAGGTATAGCCAAAGCACAAGGGCACTATTCCACGGCATTAGGATATTTAGCACAAGCAGCAGCAAATAACAGTGTGGCAATTGGTAGAAGGTCAAAAGCCCTGGTAAATGGAAGCGTCGCTTTAGGCGCAGGCGCTGTGGCGGATACGAAAGCAGGCGCAGTCGGTTACATCGCGACAGGGGGCAGTGCGACCTTTGAAGAAGCTTTAGCAACGCTGGATAAAAAAGAAGACTACGATAAGTGGACAGCTACGATTAACGCATCAAAAGCGGAATATGATAACTTAACGAAGGCGTTTAAAGATGCTCCTAAAGGTAAAAAAGAGGAAGCGAAGCAAGCTCTTGAGAAATGGAAAACTGAACATACGGACTTCGTAGAAGCTTTGACGGCGAAGGAGAAACTCGAAGCGACATGGAAAGCAACCGAAGCGGCAGTCAGTGTAGGCGCGGACAGAGTAAATAAGGCAGGAAACAGAATTATCAAGAGCCGCCAGATTACCAATGTAGCCGCAGGTACAAAAGACACCGATGCGGTAAACGTGGCGCAGCTGAAGAGTCTTGCCACGGCGCCGATGAATTTCTACTTCGGCGGTTCTAAGGATAAGAACAATACCTACACGCCGGGGAAGACAAACTGGAGCATGCCGCTCAATGAATTCCGTATGGATTTCGGCGACGGTCTGAAAGCGGAACAAGTGACCGACCAAGACGGCAAGAAATACACTCTCGTCACGCTCAATAAAGACAGCTTGAAAGGTGACCCTGATTTCAAAGGCGACAAAGGTGAAAAAGGACCGCAAGGACCTAAGGGTGAAGACGGTGCAGTAGGACCGCAAGGACCTGACGGCAAGTCGGCTTATGAAGTTTGGAAAAATCACACCGAAGATGACGGCAGTCAACCGAACAAGGACAAATCGGAAAAAGACTTCCTTGATTCCTTGAAAGGTAAAGGCGGTACGGACTTTACGGTGACGGCGGACGGCCCGAAAGCGGACTCTAAGTTCAAAGTGGAAGCGGATCATGCACAACTGAACATCGTCGGTGACAAGACGAATATCACCACGTCGATTGAAAAAGACAACACCGTAAAAGTGGCGTTGAACAAAGACATCAAGGTTGACTCCGTGGAAGTCGGCAGCAAAGACGGCAAGCCGGGCGTGAAGATTGACGGCGACGGCATCAACATGAACGGCAAAAAGATTGAAAACCTGGCACCGGGTACGGCGGCCAATGACGCGGCGACAGTCGGTCAGGTCAATGAAGTGCGGGATGAAAGCCGCGAAGGTGATGCGATGAACGCGGCGCTGGCAGCGCTCAAACCGCTCGACTTCGACCCGTACAATCGCAGTCAGGTCATGGCCGGTGTATCGACCTACAAAGGCAAACAGGCGGTCGCAGTCGGCTTGGCGCACTACTCGAACGAAGACACGCTCGTACATGCGGGTATCGCTTACGGCGGCAGTTCGGATCTGATGGCGAACGCGGGCATCAGCTGGCGCTTCGGCAACAAGGACGATCGCGACGCGCGGGCGAAACGCGCGGAACGTTTGCCGCAGTATGCGGATGGTCCGATCAGCTCCGTTTATGTGATGCAGGATGAAATGGCGGCATTGCGAGCGGAAAATCAATCGCTGAAGGAAGAAAATCAGGAAATCAAGCGGCAGGTGGAAATGCTCATGAAGCATGCCGGCTTGAATGCCTAA